One Gossypium hirsutum isolate 1008001.06 chromosome A08, Gossypium_hirsutum_v2.1, whole genome shotgun sequence genomic window, TTAAAGTTGTCAACTAGTTTGAATTTATTGTGgagcatatttaaaatatgtgaataatattgtAGAAGTATGTGCACTTGTAATATGAATAATCTGAATTTGGCGggttataaaagaaaataatgtcaataaaatttaagaaacaaTTTCTTTTAATGATTCATATCTTTGCATACAAGCAATTCATTTATCTATTAtttgattgattaattttttgtACTGTAATGTCAAGGGTTAAATGTTTTAGTAGTTCTTCGTTGGTGGATGGATCAAGAAAATATTGAATTAGAGTTTTAAGTTTTAGTTCATCCTTCTTTGAAATAATATCTCAGGATTTGCAGCAATAACTTTGTATACTATTGTACGCTCATTAACTGAATGTCTATGGTTAACTAATTGATAGGCTTGAGGAATGGTTGAAGCCATACCTAATCGAAAAAGGATGTTATTCAATCACATTTCCAAGTAATTATAGTAAAACTTGACATAttgattttttggtttttttggcAATACGAACGCATTTAAGTAATTATCGTTCTGTTAGGCTATAATGAAAAcgtaatttttgtttttcttgaaaatgaatataattttgagattttctATTAGGGCATAATTGATTTTTAAGATTGCTTCGATTCTAGGTCTTTTACTTGTTAGTCTTTGTAGATCTTTCATACGATGTATTCTTTTGAAATGAGAACCCTCAATAATGTGACATAAGagcttttattaatttaaattttattgaaattttataaattgaaattaaaactcAGCTAAATGAAACGAAATCGACTAAAGGGTTGTAGTATAAATATCAATGAGATGAATAAATTAATGTGTTTGCAGATTTGATCAGTGTGTTTCGGATTGGtacaatattatattaaatagaatttaattagaatgttttaaattttaaaatatagattatagtttatgttaaattaatcaaaattataatatttgcaTAAACAATTGTTTATTATTACAATATATAATGGCTTTATTTAATGTACGCTAAtagcataaaaaattaaaaaaaggtaaTAGCAAAACCAAATAATCAAAAATGAATTAGCTTATATACGTGCACTCACACACGCGTTAGAACTCGGTGAAAGAAACGCTCCGTCTATACTCCGATGACGGTGACTGTAACGGCGATGATGGCATTGACAACGAAGCCTTCAAACTCCAGAAATATTCCCTTATATCTATCCCTCGAGCCGTTACGTTCTCCATCAATTCAGCGTCATCTCCCGACGGAATAAACGGCGGTCGTAAAACCTCCGTCAAGATATCCCACTTCACCCCTTCGAAGAACGGGTGTTCCTTAATCTCACACGCGCCGCCGTGATACCCAAGTCTCATTTTCggatccttttgtaacaaccgtCCGATTAAATCTGTCAAACCGTTACGTTGACCCATGAACTCAGGCTCTTTAGCCAATACATTCCTAAACGTATCTTTGCGGTTATTCCCTTTAAACGGCGTCGTACCGTACATCATCTCGTAGCTTAAAATACCCAAAGCCCACCAATCGACGGCGAATTCATGACCGTCTCCTCGCACAACTTCCGGTGAAACGTATTCTTCTGTCCCAAcgaacgagttcgaacattcccCATTCGAGAAACTCAGTTTCCGACGACTCACTGGGCTAACTCGAGCTGATTTCGGTTTCTTCAAAGCTTTGTTATAAGGTACACCGGTGATCCATTGAGTAAAATTCACCCGACATTTGCGTCGGACATTGATTTCCGGCGAATTTTTCCGGTAATCCAAGATTTCCGACAATTGCTTCTTCTTTAAACCACGTGAAAGGTCAAAATCCGTCAATGTAACGTGACCAGACCGTTGAACAAGTACGTTTTCAGGCTTAAGGTCTCTATAAACAACCCCCATGGAATGAAGGTGCTCCAGAGCACAAAGGATCTCCGCCAGGTAAAATCTTATAACAGAAATAGCAAAAACGCCATCGTTTTGATGGTGACGAAGTACATTAAGATCAGCACCGGGGCAATAAGGTACAGCCCAACCGATAAACTCATCGGTTTCGAAAAAACCCAAAAGACGTGGCAGAAACGGGTGGTTTCGCGTCGGGTCAGGATCCGAAACCATCTTCAAAACCCCAATTTCCCAACGAGTTCGACGGTCTCCGCCATTGTTGAACCTTCGAACGACTTTAAGAGCAAAAGGGGAACGA contains:
- the LOC121204846 gene encoding serine/threonine-protein kinase UCNL, with the translated sequence MEYPSSASNPSLQLNLETLKAIKILGKGATGTVFLVHDTSIDPTARSPFALKVVRRFNNGGDRRTRWEIGVLKMVSDPDPTRNHPFLPRLLGFFETDEFIGWAVPYCPGADLNVLRHHQNDGVFAISVIRFYLAEILCALEHLHSMGVVYRDLKPENVLVQRSGHVTLTDFDLSRGLKKKQLSEILDYRKNSPEINVRRKCRVNFTQWITGVPYNKALKKPKSARVSPVSRRKLSFSNGECSNSFVGTEEYVSPEVVRGDGHEFAVDWWALGILSYEMMYGTTPFKGNNRKDTFRNVLAKEPEFMGQRNGLTDLIGRLLQKDPKMRLGYHGGACEIKEHPFFEGVKWDILTEVLRPPFIPSGDDAELMENVTARGIDIREYFWSLKASLSMPSSPLQSPSSEYRRSVSFTEF